The genomic stretch TGAAGTCCTGGAAAAAATCCGCAAACTGCACACCATTGTATTCGATAAAACGGGGACCCTTACCGGGGGACAACCTGCCATAGCCCGCAGTGCATGTTTTCAGGTGTCGGAGCAAAGCTTTCGTGCCATAGTAGCGGCATTGGAACAGCATTCCACACATCCCGTTGCCCGGGCTGTGGAAAGGGAATGGGGGCGCTATGCTGCTTTTGAATTTGTTCGGGTAGAAGAAAAAAAGGGATGGGGAGTAGAAGGGGTCGATAGTCGGGGGAATATTTATCGGCTTGGCAATAGTCGGTGGTTTGCCCGGGATTTGGAGCTGCCGCTGGGACATCAGCTATACCTGGTACGCAAGTCTGCAGCTGACAGCCAGGCTGAATTGCTCGGCTGGATAGACCTGGCCGATGAACTAAGGCCTGAAGCTGGAGAAGTGCTTGGTACATTGAAGCAACAGGGATATCGTATCGTGATGTTGAGTGGCGATCGCCGGGAAGCCTGCGAAGCCGTGGCCAGAGAACTGGGAATAGAGGAAATATATGCTGAGCAAACGCCGGAGGGCAAGCAGCAGGTGCTGCATCGTTTGATGGAGCAAGGCGTGGTGGCTATGGTGGGCGATGGCATCAACGACGCTCCGGCACTTGCCCAGGCCGACATCAGTATTGCAGTAGCCGAAGCTTCTACCATCACCATGCAATCGGCCAGTATGGTGTTGCTGGGCAACAGCCTTCAGCAGCTTCCTGTTGCCCTGCAACTGGCTCGGCATACTTACCGCACCATTCAGGAAAACCTGCTCTGGGCACTGGCCTACAATCTGGTGGCTATACCAGCTGCTTCCCTGGGAGCTTTAAGCCCCGTGATTGCCGCCTTTTCGATGGGATTCAGCGACCTGGTACTGGTAATCAATTCGCTGAGGCTTTATACCCGGAAAATAAAACCTGCATAGGATTAAATGTCGGAAAATCTGCTTTCTTTTGGATGAGATATGGCGGATCTTGCCCTTTTTCGTCAGGAAGCATATCGGCTGCTAAGGCAGTACTGGGGATATGAAGACTTTCGTCCTCGGCAGTTATCCATCATGGAGGCTGTGGTGGAGGGGAGAGACGTGATGGCCGTTCTGCCCACAGGAGGCGGTAAGTCCCTTTGCTACCAGCTTCCTGCCTTGTATCTGCCTGGTGGCGCCCTGATTATATCTCCCCTGATTGCCCTGATGAACGACCAGGTAGCATGGGCAAGAAAAAGAGGTATACCCGCTGTAGCTCTTCATTCGGGGATGGATCCTGCCATACTGGAGCAGGCGCTTGAACGCATGTCTGCAGGCATGTACAAGCTGGTATATGTATCTCCCGAACGCCTCCGCAGCACGCGTTTTCTGGAGGCACTGGCCGGTTGGAAATTTGGCTTTTTGGCCGTAGATGAAGCCCATTGTATTTCACAATGGGGGCATGAGTTCAGGCCGGCCTACCTGGAAATTGTGCATTTACGCCAGGCTTATCCCCAGATGCCTGTCATGGCTGTAACGGCCACAGCTACCCGTCAGGTACGGGAAGATATCATCCGGCTGTTGGATTTGCATCATCCTTTTGAGGTAACAGGTTCTTTTTCCCGTGCCAATATTCATTATGCAGTAGTTCGAACGGAAGATAAGTTGCATGCCCTGTTACAGATTGTAAAAACCATTCCCGGCAGCAAACTGGTGTATTGCCGGGATCGGAGAACCACCGTCCAGGTAGCACGGTGGCTCTCTGAGCAAGGGATTCCGGCCGCAGCCTACCATGCAGGGCTTACCTATGAGGAGCGGGAGCAGCGTCAGCAAGCCTGGCTCACCGGCAATACGGAAAATATGGTTTGCACCAATGCCTTTGGGATGGGTATCCATAAGGATGACGTGCGGGTGGTCATACACTACCACATGCCGGAAAGCCTGGAGGCTTATTTCCAGGAAACAGGGAGGGCCGGCAGAGACGGCCTGCCGGCTCAGGCAACAGCGCTGGTAGGACTTCACGACCTGGATCAACTCCAAAAATGGGTGCTGAGCCGCTATCCCGATCTGGAAACGGTGCGTCAGGTATTTGCTTCGCTGATGAATTACCTACAAATACCAGCCGGTACGGGTGGAGGACGAGCTTTTGATTTTTACCTACCTGATTTCTGCCAGCGTTTCGGTTACAGGCCCATGGTGGTACAGGCCGTACTTCGCATACTGGAATGGGAGGGCTGGTTGTATCGCACCGATGCCGTTGTACATCCTTCGGTTGCAAGGTTTCAGATTTCCCGCAGTGATTTGTTGGAACTGCAACAGATCTATCCACTTGAGGCTTCAGTTGCAGAAATTTTGCTGCGGCTGTATCCGGGTATTGCCGACGTTCCGGTGGCTATTGATGAAGGCCAAATAGCCAGGCATGTGGGAGCTTCCCGCATGCAGGTGTCAGATGCGCTGATGCAGATGCATCAGATGGGATGGATCATGTACAGGGCATCGTATGAAAGTCCGCAGCTGATGTTGCTGGCAGACAGGCCGCCCGCAGCGGCATTATTTCTGAAAGCAGAACACGTACATTTTCTGAAAGAAAGAGCTCTGGAACGACTCAGGCAGGTACGTCAATATCTAGATGCAACCTCATGCAGGATGCAGGTAGCTGCGGCTTATTTTGGCGAACAGGCCGATGATCCGTGCAGGCACTGCGATCTGTGCGAGCAACGCATGTCTGTCCATTCAGGCTCTGCCCGGCTGGAAGACATCATGATGCGCATCCTTGAACTGCTGCGTAAACCCCGTACTTCCGATGAAATTTACCGCGCTTTGCCGGATATTGACAGGAAAAAGATCAGACAGGTTATCGATCATCTGTTGGCAGAGGCCTATATTGGCATGGATCCAGCAGGCCGCCTGTGGGTTTATAATTCTTCTTCCCGTTCCAACATGAGGATGGCCGACTGAGGCACGATAAAATATTTTTCACCCTCATACATCACTTCCGTGGATGCACTGGCCAGGAATATAGCCAGGTCTCCTTCTTTGGCCTGCAGAGGGATATATTTCACCCGCTCTTCATCGGGTTTCCAGTCTTCGTCATCCACCGGAACAGGAATGGCATACCCGGGCCCTGTTTTAATCACATATCCCTGTTGTACCTTTTCCTTTTCCTGCACACCCGGAGGTAAGTACAGACCACTGGCTGTCATTTCACTGGGCTTCAAAGGCTTTATCAATACCCGGTCGCCCACCACAATCAGCTTTTTCAATTTATTATCAGCGGTTAAATGAACAGACATATACAAATTTGGTGGTTTTGGATTTGCATTTACATTCAAATTTCATGCAATGAGAAAAAACGATCGGCACGGATTCCTTTTTCTGTCATTTTTACAGTACAACATTCAATTTGTGGATCGTGTTCGAAAAATAAAATATATTCCTTTTCGAGGGCTTCCTTCAGGAAAGATTTCTTTTCTTCCAGTGAGGTGAGCGGGAAAACATCATAAGCCATGATGTAGGGCAGTGGAATATGCGCCACGGAAGGCAGCAAATCGGCACAAAACACCAGGGTTTTCCCTTTATATTCAACGAAAGGAATCATCATGGCACGGGTATGCCCGTGGGCAAAACGCACACGCACGTGGGCAGAGAAAGAATAGTCGTTTTCTTGAGGTACCATTTTCAGCTGACCGCTTTCCTGAATGGGCAGGATATTTTCTTTCAGGAATGAAGCCTTTTCCCGTTCATTGGGCTGTGTGGCCCATGCCCAATGGGCTTCGGTGCTCCAGTAGGTGGCTCTGGGGAATGCAGGCACAAGCTTATCGCCCTGGCGGATGATGCTGCCTCCGCAGTGATCAAAATGCAGATGGGTAAGCAATACATCGGTAATATCATCCCAATGGAAGCCATGTTTTCGCAGGGAGCTTTCCAGTGAATGTTCCCCATGGGGTTCATAATGGCTGAAAAATTTTGCATCCTGTTTGTTGCCCATGCCATTGTCAATCAAAATCAGGCGATCTCCATCTTCCACTAGCAGGCAGCGCATAGCCCATGTGCATCGGTTGTTGGCGTCGGCAGGATTCAGGTTATTCCACAACACCTTGGGCACGACACCAAACATGGCACCACCATCCAACTTGAAATTCCCGGTATGAATCGTAAACAATCTCATTGGAAATCAGGCTTTCTGGCAAAGATCGAAAAATACCGTTAGTTTGGTGCACACTCAGCCTCATTCAATATTCCAATCGGCACGAGTAGAGGCTGACGGCTTGAAAGCTTCGATGGACAATATTTTCGGACACATATCATATTCTTCCGGGCGATTGGAGGCGATAACAAGAATACGATTGCCGGTAAAACGTTCGACCAGCCGATGATACATCCGTACTCCCTCCTTGTCGAGATTTGTACAGGGCTCATCGAGCAGCAAAACAGAAGATTGTACAAAAAAAGCATGGGCCAGCTTTACCCTTTGCTGCATGCCAGATGACAGGTAGCGGATAGGTTTCCGGCAGGCTGTGGCAGGCAGCTCAACCCATTCCGTTATTTCCGCAGGTGAAATATCGGGCCACAATGCACGAAACCTGCTGATAAACCTGAGAGATTCAAGAGGGGTAAATTCATCCGGCAAATCCAGATAAGGAGCTGTAAAACTCACGTATCGATAAAAATCTTCAGGATGAATGGGATGGTTTTCTGCATCCTGATAGTTCAATTTACCCTCTGTAGGCAGCATGCTGCCCGAAAGAATCTGCAGCAGGGTTGATTTGCCGGACCCGTTGGCCCCTACAACAGCTGCGGGCGTTGCGGTTTCAAACACGAAGCTAAGGTGGCGAAACACCCATTCGTAATTGTATCTTTTGCCGATATGTTCAAGCAATATCGTCATGGGTAGGCCGTACGCGGGAATAGCCCTTCATGATACCCCGGTTTGACTCTCTGACGAAGGTAACGATTTCATCACGTTCATCGCTGGCAGGCAGTTCTGTTTCAATGATATGCAATGCCTTGGTTACGTTGTAACCCCTGACAAATAAAATCCGGTAGATGTCGAGGATATGGTTGATTTTTTCCAGTGAATAACCTCTGCGTTTGAGGCCGATGGAGTTTACCCCCACATAGGAAAGGGGGTAGCGTGCGGCCTTTACATAAGGGGGAACATCTTTGCCCACCAGCGAGCCTCCTGCGATAAAAGCATGAGCGCCAATGTTGCAAAACTGGTGAATGGCCGTCATACCGCCAATACGCGCATAATCACCGATGGTGATATGTCCGCCCAAGGTGGTATTATTGGCCAGCACACAGTAGTTACCCACGATGCAGTCATGCGCAATATGGCAATAGGCCATAATCAGGCAGTCGTGGCCCACCACGGTTTTCCAGCGATCACGTGTGCCGCGGTGGATGGTAACACACTCCCGGATGGTAGTGTTGTCGCCAATTTCCACCGTCGTTTCTTCACCGGCAAATTTCAGGTCCTGGGGAATAGCCGAAATGACAGCTCCCGGGAAGATGCGGCAGTTTTTGCCGATCCGGGCGCCTTCCATGATGGTCACATTGGAAGCAATCCAGGTGCCCTCGCCGATTTCTACGTTTTTATGTATAACGGTAAAAGGTTCAATCTTCACGTTGGGTCCGATCTTGGCGTCGGGGTGTATGTAAGTAAGTGGATGGATCATGATCTTGCAGAATCTTTTCTCACGATTTGAGCCATTAAATCTGCTTCTGTAGCAATTTTATTGCCAACAAACACGGTGCCGCGCATTTCGCAGATACCTCTGCGGATAGGCCGCAGCAGCTCGAGTTTCAGGATCATGGTATCGCCCGGCAACACTTTATGCTTGAATTTGCAGTTGTCAATTTTCAGGAAATAGGTATCATAATTTTCCGGATCCTGATAGGTATTCAATGCCAGGATTCCGCCAGCCTGAGCCAGGGCTTCAATCTGCAAAACGCCCGGCATTACAGGATTTCCGGGAAAATGCCCCTGAAAGAAATATTCGTTGAATGTTACGTTTTTCACACCTACCACATGGGTATCAGAAAGTTCAATGATTTTATCCACCAGCAGGAAAGGATAGCGATGGGGCAGGGTCTTTTCAATCCGGCGGATATCTAACACTGCGGGCTGGTTGGGATCATATACCGGCACGCCGGCTGCGTGGCGGTTTTTCTTGATGTATTCCTTGATTTTTTTTGCAAATGCGATGTTGGAAGAATGTCCGGGCCTACTGGCAATGATATGTGCCTTGATGGCATATCCGATCAGTGCCAGGTCGCCAACCACATCGAGCAGCTTATGGCGGGCCGCCTCATTCGGGAAGCGGAGTTGAATATTGTTCAGAATACCCTCACTTTTCACCGAGATTTTTTCCCGCTTGAAAGCTACTGCCAGTTTCGCCAGTTCTTCTTCACTCACTACTTTGTCTACCACCACAATGGCATTGTTCAGATCCCCGCCCTTGATGAGGTTATTTTCCAGCAAAAATTCCAGCTCGTGGAGAAAGCAGAAGGTGCGGCAGGGGGCAATCTCATCCTTGAATTCACTAATATGCTTCATGGCAGCATGCTGTGTGCCCAGTACTGGAGAATTAAAGTCGATAAGCGTAGTGACTTTATATTCCAGTGAAGGCAGCGCCAGCAGCTCTACCTTTTTCTCCTCATCCGTAAACTGAATATTGGTATCAATGGAATAGTAAATCTTTTTTGCATCCTGCTCCTGTACACCGCCTTTTTCAATAGCTTCCACAAAAGGCAGGGCACTGCCGTCCAT from Thermoflavifilum aggregans encodes the following:
- a CDS encoding RecQ family ATP-dependent DNA helicase, with protein sequence MADLALFRQEAYRLLRQYWGYEDFRPRQLSIMEAVVEGRDVMAVLPTGGGKSLCYQLPALYLPGGALIISPLIALMNDQVAWARKRGIPAVALHSGMDPAILEQALERMSAGMYKLVYVSPERLRSTRFLEALAGWKFGFLAVDEAHCISQWGHEFRPAYLEIVHLRQAYPQMPVMAVTATATRQVREDIIRLLDLHHPFEVTGSFSRANIHYAVVRTEDKLHALLQIVKTIPGSKLVYCRDRRTTVQVARWLSEQGIPAAAYHAGLTYEEREQRQQAWLTGNTENMVCTNAFGMGIHKDDVRVVIHYHMPESLEAYFQETGRAGRDGLPAQATALVGLHDLDQLQKWVLSRYPDLETVRQVFASLMNYLQIPAGTGGGRAFDFYLPDFCQRFGYRPMVVQAVLRILEWEGWLYRTDAVVHPSVARFQISRSDLLELQQIYPLEASVAEILLRLYPGIADVPVAIDEGQIARHVGASRMQVSDALMQMHQMGWIMYRASYESPQLMLLADRPPAAALFLKAEHVHFLKERALERLRQVRQYLDATSCRMQVAAAYFGEQADDPCRHCDLCEQRMSVHSGSARLEDIMMRILELLRKPRTSDEIYRALPDIDRKKIRQVIDHLLAEAYIGMDPAGRLWVYNSSSRSNMRMAD
- a CDS encoding co-chaperone GroES, translated to MSVHLTADNKLKKLIVVGDRVLIKPLKPSEMTASGLYLPPGVQEKEKVQQGYVIKTGPGYAIPVPVDDEDWKPDEERVKYIPLQAKEGDLAIFLASASTEVMYEGEKYFIVPQSAILMLEREEEL
- a CDS encoding MBL fold metallo-hydrolase; its protein translation is MRLFTIHTGNFKLDGGAMFGVVPKVLWNNLNPADANNRCTWAMRCLLVEDGDRLILIDNGMGNKQDAKFFSHYEPHGEHSLESSLRKHGFHWDDITDVLLTHLHFDHCGGSIIRQGDKLVPAFPRATYWSTEAHWAWATQPNEREKASFLKENILPIQESGQLKMVPQENDYSFSAHVRVRFAHGHTRAMMIPFVEYKGKTLVFCADLLPSVAHIPLPYIMAYDVFPLTSLEEKKSFLKEALEKEYILFFEHDPQIECCTVKMTEKGIRADRFFSLHEI
- a CDS encoding ABC transporter ATP-binding protein, whose protein sequence is MTILLEHIGKRYNYEWVFRHLSFVFETATPAAVVGANGSGKSTLLQILSGSMLPTEGKLNYQDAENHPIHPEDFYRYVSFTAPYLDLPDEFTPLESLRFISRFRALWPDISPAEITEWVELPATACRKPIRYLSSGMQQRVKLAHAFFVQSSVLLLDEPCTNLDKEGVRMYHRLVERFTGNRILVIASNRPEEYDMCPKILSIEAFKPSASTRADWNIE
- the lpxA gene encoding acyl-ACP--UDP-N-acetylglucosamine O-acyltransferase; protein product: MIHPLTYIHPDAKIGPNVKIEPFTVIHKNVEIGEGTWIASNVTIMEGARIGKNCRIFPGAVISAIPQDLKFAGEETTVEIGDNTTIRECVTIHRGTRDRWKTVVGHDCLIMAYCHIAHDCIVGNYCVLANNTTLGGHITIGDYARIGGMTAIHQFCNIGAHAFIAGGSLVGKDVPPYVKAARYPLSYVGVNSIGLKRRGYSLEKINHILDIYRILFVRGYNVTKALHIIETELPASDERDEIVTFVRESNRGIMKGYSRVRPTHDDIA
- a CDS encoding bifunctional UDP-3-O-[3-hydroxymyristoyl] N-acetylglucosamine deacetylase/3-hydroxyacyl-ACP dehydratase encodes the protein MKPFNPQYQHTLKEPIQISGVGLHTGLEVNMTIKPATPGYGIKFQRIDLPDKPIIKADVDYVVDTSRGTTLGLDGVRISTVEHLMAALVGMGVDNAHIELDAPEVPIMDGSALPFVEAIEKGGVQEQDAKKIYYSIDTNIQFTDEEKKVELLALPSLEYKVTTLIDFNSPVLGTQHAAMKHISEFKDEIAPCRTFCFLHELEFLLENNLIKGGDLNNAIVVVDKVVSEEELAKLAVAFKREKISVKSEGILNNIQLRFPNEAARHKLLDVVGDLALIGYAIKAHIIASRPGHSSNIAFAKKIKEYIKKNRHAAGVPVYDPNQPAVLDIRRIEKTLPHRYPFLLVDKIIELSDTHVVGVKNVTFNEYFFQGHFPGNPVMPGVLQIEALAQAGGILALNTYQDPENYDTYFLKIDNCKFKHKVLPGDTMILKLELLRPIRRGICEMRGTVFVGNKIATEADLMAQIVRKDSARS